The Panthera uncia isolate 11264 chromosome C1 unlocalized genomic scaffold, Puncia_PCG_1.0 HiC_scaffold_3, whole genome shotgun sequence genome includes a region encoding these proteins:
- the PTMA gene encoding prothymosin alpha isoform X1 codes for MSDAAVDTSSEITTKDLKEKKEVVEEAENGRDAPANGNAENEENGEQEADNEVDEEEEEGGEEEEEEEEGDGEEEDGDEDEEAEAATGKRAAEDDEDDDVDAKKQKTDEDD; via the exons ATGTCAGACGCGGCCGTGGACACCAGCTCCGAGATCACCACCAAG GActtaaaggagaagaaggaagttgTGGAGGAGGCGGAGAATGGAAGAGACGCCCCTGCTAATGGGAACGCT GAGAATGAGGAAAATGGGGAGCAGGAGGCTGACAATGAGGtagatgaagaagaggaagaagggggagaggaagaagaggaggaggaggaaggtgacG GTGAGGAAGAGGATGGAGACGAAGATGAGGAGGCTGAGGCAGCTACGGGCAAACGGGCAGCTGAAGATGATGAG GATGACGATGTCGACGCCAAGAAGCAGAAGACCGACGAGGATGACTAg
- the PTMA gene encoding prothymosin alpha isoform X2, producing the protein MSDAAVDTSSEITTKDLKEKKEVVEEAENGRDAPANGNANEENGEQEADNEVDEEEEEGGEEEEEEEEGDGEEEDGDEDEEAEAATGKRAAEDDEDDDVDAKKQKTDEDD; encoded by the exons ATGTCAGACGCGGCCGTGGACACCAGCTCCGAGATCACCACCAAG GActtaaaggagaagaaggaagttgTGGAGGAGGCGGAGAATGGAAGAGACGCCCCTGCTAATGGGAACGCT AATGAGGAAAATGGGGAGCAGGAGGCTGACAATGAGGtagatgaagaagaggaagaagggggagaggaagaagaggaggaggaggaaggtgacG GTGAGGAAGAGGATGGAGACGAAGATGAGGAGGCTGAGGCAGCTACGGGCAAACGGGCAGCTGAAGATGATGAG GATGACGATGTCGACGCCAAGAAGCAGAAGACCGACGAGGATGACTAg